The Silene latifolia isolate original U9 population chromosome 4, ASM4854445v1, whole genome shotgun sequence region AATAAACACCTCGTAAATTGATTTACTTGTTAAAAATAAATGGTAAAAGAAAAATACGTAAGGATTGAGTTGATCGCACCTATAAGATTGTTTGTACTTTATTAATCTCTCCTATGACGTTTTTGTTTTTCGAGGTGAGCCTTTAACTTTCATTTTTACAAAAATATACTAGTgtaaaaattataaatattataccATTAAATTTCTTATGAAAAGACATTTTAAATGAGTAcacatttcattatgtttattcttatattttaagagatattgaagagagaagacAATTTCTCAAAAAGTGAGAATGACATATAAAAATAAACACAGGGAGTAAAAGATAAAAAAAACATTTGCTTCTTTTCATTTTAGACAAACCAATtctttacatttgattaaaatattttTACGAACAAATAAAAGCATTATTTAGTCGAATGGAATAGAGTTTTGATATTTCTAGCCATGTGTTCAATTtctgaatatatatatatatatgaaccaTGAAATAATTTACTCATATCACATTTTCTCATTCGGCGAAATTAAACCTTAAAAATGGAGAATGGTCAGAACAATCTTAGTGATGCTACCCAAAATTCCCTAGAAATGTTGCAAGATATGAGcaaaattaatataaataaagatTCATCTAATGATGATCTTAGGGaaaatagtgaactaattaaaagTGATCAATGCATTTTACTTAAGTCACCTCCTGGATGGTACGCTGATTATTCAGCGTTATGGCCTGGTACGCGGTACTCTATAAGAAATACTCGTAATTAAATCTTAAACTTTTAGTTGaaatgtttttaatttttttttcgttCATTATTTTACATGTAAAAAATCCAAGTGAAAATATGATGCTATCAATTGAGACActtttttttaattagtttatatCTCGAATTAAtataatcaaaatcaaaattctcCAATGCAATATGTGGAACAGCGGAAGCCATTTATCTCTCACAGTTAGCGATGAAAATAGATCGAGTTGGATCGGATTTTACAAATTCAAACCCGATCCACTAACACTCATCCATATTCAAATCCGATCCATATCCAAAATTTCAAAATCCAAATCCAATCCATTATATTTTTTCCGAATCCATACGTGATCCACCATATAATCCAAAACCCGATCCAAAACTTGATTTCACTATATAAAAAATTCATTTCATATgacaaaattgaaattttaagTACAATAAAGcctaaattttcaaaaatatttgaTTGGATCGCGTTCGGGTACGAATGGATCGGGTTTGAATTTGGTTCAGGTTTTCCAATAGTGGGTTTGGATATAGGTTTTAAATAGTGGATCCGGTATGGGTTATTACGAGTTGGGTTTTGATCGAATTTTTTCCTTCAAATCGGTTCGATTTCGGTTCGGTTCGGGCCATAATTGTCAGAATATTGAATATTATTAGATGATAAAACCGATCTTGTGACTTCAACCATCTGCTTAaccttttggttgagatggtttcgtggcatggtatcagagcccgtgTGGCCAAAAGGTAACGGGCTCAAATTCCTCAATTCTAAAGTAAAATATTAGCACCACGAGGTATGAGGGGacgtgttagaatataaaaccgATCTACCATCGGCTTTACCGCTTATGTAGTACTCCGTACTATTTATGAGTACTTATGCTACTTTTCAACATAAATAATTTTATGAGTACTATTTATGCATTACTTTTGAACCAAAAATTGTTGGCACATTAACGTACGTGTACAGGTGAGGCACACCACTACAAAATTGACAAAATATTATTCCAAGGGAAGTCTGAGTATCAAGATTTTCTCATCTTTGAGGTATTGTCATTACTCATTTCTTAAGTTGTTGAATACCCCATCCTGATTATTTGTTTACCATTGAAACATTATACGTATTTTCTAAATGCTAGACAAGTTCAACATATGGGAAAATAGTAGTTCTAAATGGTTCACTTCAACTAAGTGAGAAGGATGAATGTGCTTACCAAGAGATGATGACACACCTTCCTCTTTGCTCCATCCCTCATCCCGAAAAGGTTCCCTTCTTTACCCTCCAACCCTtcattgagaaaaaggaatataTAACAGATATAgtatctcatattttaatttttttgagcatttgtgtatttttttgagcttattacctcaaactttatttgtttttgagcatatgtatatTTTTTATGAGCTTATTAAAATTTGTaagtaaattttaatttttttcccgtcaaaactcaaatttaactaagcttaaatgtaatgtttttgagttttattgtaattttttgtgattaatgttTAAATGAATGAACTCAGAAACTTTGTAATAAAACtcgtaatttttaaaacaaaactcaaaaaatttattataatgctcaaaaactcCATAATTGgtggtagtacatcagatgtatgATATATTTACTGCCCTTCATTTTTCTCGGTCACTGGCAGTGACGGACGCAGAAATTTATCATAAGGGGTACAAAAACaaaattcgatacattatctttctTTTTAAACTACAATTTTCTCTTTTGGATTTTTTCCCTccgaaaaatagaaaaataattaattttaataaatttttattttaaaaattaatattttatttaggATTTTCTtctaaaatattttaatttttaaaaaaatggaatAATAAATCTCGACTTCTCTTTGAATTACAGTTGCTTGTTATTGGAGGAGGAGACGGAGGGATTTTGCGCGAAGCATCTCGTCATCCATCCTTAGTTCAGATTGACATATGTGAACTTGACAAAATGTTAATAGACGTAAGGTTCCTTGTTTATCGTAAGTCGTAACCATACATAAGAATGCGAAAACTGGTGCTGTAATTTATTAACAATGTTGTTCTGTTCTTTCAGATTTACGAGAAGTTCTTTCCTGACATAGCAGTTGGGTATAAGGATCCTCGAGTCAGGTTACATTTAGGCGATGGTAATTCCGATATCCTTTCTAGACCCTCTTGCTGATAGCGGATTGATGTGTCTCATGTTTTCTTCCGTTTTGAAACAGGAATTGCTTTCTTGAAATCCACTTCTCCAGGGACATATGATGCTATTATAGTCGACGCGTTTCATATGATGGGTAAGACTAAACACCTCTCTAATGCAAACTATTATTATTATCGCGAAAATAAGTTCACAAATGAATGATTCTATTTTATGGTGTAGGACCGGCTGCAGAAGAACTGGCTGACGAAGACTTGCTGGAAGCAATAGCGACAGCACTTCGCCCTGGTGGTGTCTTATGTGCACCAGCAGAAAGCTTCTGGATGAAGAATCTCGCACTTGATAATGTAATCGCTAAATGCACCAAGTTTTTCAAAGGATCTGTTGATTATGCTTGGACCAGTGTCCCTACTTACCAAAGGTAAAGCATCCATGCTAAATTTATCGGATTTTAATGTTATCCTTCATTCCTAATCAAAGCATACCGGTGATTTTTCAGTGGCGTAATTGGTTACATGCTTTGTTCCACTGAAGGGCCACCAGTCGACTTCAAGAACCCGATAAACCCTTTAGATGAAAATGAATGCTCTGGTGTTGGTAACTCACCTTTGAAGTTCTATAACTCGGAGGTGCGTCTTTATATTATCTATTATCATTTCCCCTTCGATTTTGTTTGTCAAAGTTCCGATCTTTTTCTCACTGTCTTCAATTTTTTTCGACAGATGCACACTGCAGCATTCAGGTTACCTGCATTTGTCAAGAAGTCATTGAACTCACCAAGCAAGAACACCTGAAACAGCTGCATTGTTTTACAAATCGATGAAATGTcatctttttattattaaaacTATCTTTGAATTAAATAAATGTTTTTCGGTTTACAAATGAGAATAAAATTGGACTCAAAGACATACAGTAACGTAGCTACAGCTTTTCTTCGGTCAGAGATGAACCCGAGAAAGTTTAGAAAGGCAGTTGATCTCCTGATTCATGATATTCCTTAGGATTCATTGATTTGATGCACAGGTAATGAGGGAGGGCGAAATATACAGATAAAAACACGAGGACCCCGAGATCAGCCTCCTCACCAACAGCACGGCGACGAGGTTTCACTAGGTATATCTGGGTAGCACACCATATACAGTACAGAGATGCTATGATCATTATCAGCTTGACAGATTGATTAATTTGCATATTTATAGATTTTGATGGCCTCGGCCTGCGCAAAATGAAACATAAATTTATCAAAAAATTAGCTGACTGAAATCCGAGGCCTCTCGCAGCCTGAAAAAAGAGTCTGGTTCTATTTTTTTTGCATAAGTGTACCTGTTGATGTAAATGAATGCAATAATTAAGCAAGTGCACAATAGTCCAACTACTACCACTGCATCGGGATTGATAGGGGCGCGATTAATCCACCAACCAGTGCTTAATATCCAAATGTATGTGGAAGAATGTCCATTTTCCTGCATCACATTCAAGCATTTTATGAGAGTTGCGACTTGCGATAGGTTTAAATACAACAATGACCCTGCACATGCCTGCACACTAGACTATTCATAAAGTCGTGAGGTTTCATCTTAAAATCAATTAGCAAAAAGCATAGCtaacccaataaactaataaactagtaTTTTCTCTCATAAACTAGTTCATAATTTCCTACATGTTGCACATGGAAAACTTCTTGAATACAAGGTTATGTAATTAATTTTACAACAATAGTCAACAAGTCAGGATGGCCGAGTGGTCTAAGGCGCCAGACTCAAGTTCTGGTCTTCGAAAGAGGGCGTGGGTTCAAATCCCACTTCtgacattttttttaattattttactCTGTAAACAAATTTAGGACAATATGGTTGGGAAACATTACCTCAAATAAATGGTCAAGAAAGAAGTGAGACAAAGAGCCTGCTGCTATCAACAAAAAACATTGCGTCCTCGAGAGATATGACTGTCACACGATATTCAAAATGAGATTTAACATAATGCGTCAGTTTAATATATGAAATGGTTTCACGAATATATATAGTTGATGTTCACCATAAATAACAAATCACAAGGTTCATCAAACTATCCATGCTTTGTGTTTGTACCTAAATTGGTGGTCGAGGCCAATGGTTTAATACTATAATGCGCCCTCTAACGCGAATGCCTATCCTTGTTGATATACACATCAGGGAAAAACTCTCCCGTTATTTGAACTTGTAATCGAAAGTCATAATAAAGGCTATGCCCAAAATCTCCATGATTCTTGTAACAAGAAATTTGTTTACAACACCGATTTCTCGTTTAAAGTCAATTGTACAAGACTACAAGTTACTTTTGTAAACAATCAAACTAGCTAagataaataataaaattatctcAATCCTGTTCACAAAAAtgataaatttaaccgttttaagTAAGACTAGTTATCTATAGTCTATAGAGATATTACGAGTATTAACTctatttctcttttatttatttattttgaaatTATAGGAAAACTCAACTGAAGCATCTGACAGCAATACTTGATAAATCAGAACAAAAAACACCTGAGATTAAATTATTGCTAATTATAAACAAATCACAAATCCCAACAGAATCTTCAGTTACTCATAAACAAACTCAACCTTAAAACACTCAAAACATCACTATTAATATCAACAAAATTATATAGAAAATCCAAACGCCCTGTAGGTAGATCAATAATTATTGTGTAAGACTGTCTTATACTATGAGGCAGAACTTTTATTTATATCAAATATTAAATCAATATTTAACAGATAATAAAATCGTCTCACCTTATAAGACGATCTTATTTTATAAATTGTACGATAAATACAAAACTCACCCCACTAAGAGAATCAAGCATACCCTTACTAAGAGCAACTCGAGAAGCCCAAGAGTAAAGTAGTGATAATGGAAATCCAAGAATTATGACGTAATAAATAGGATGGTGGATGAGGTCAGCAAAGGTTGATCCAACTATGCTAGTTAACCCAAGGGTGGAGCTTAGCCACTCAAAGAACGACCCGATATCAGGCCCGAAAAACGCGTTGATCGCATAGCATAGGCAGTGGTGTGGACTGAACCGTCCGTTTGAGGCCTTCATTAGACCAAGACCTGACCCGAATGCGTACATCATGTGTGGGCCGGGTCCTGGCATGGGTTTGGGTTTGGAATCGGATTCGGGTTTGAACTTGGAATGTAGCTTAGTTTAGCTTAGAAGAAGGGTGTTGGACTGTTGGTGTTGTGTTGACAAGTCATGGGAATTATGTTGAGGAGGGTAGGTAACAACCTAAGTAGTTTGGTGGCAAATATAACGCAGCTACATCTAGAAGGAGTACATTATAGACTAATCGACAATTCTTTATATTGTCGATATTTGATAGCAGATATCAGCTAACATAGTTGATAATGTTATAAGAGTTGGTGTTTGTGATTTGGATTCCCACCACAATTAAAATCGCATATTGTGCCTCCCCTAACAagttacaccaaaaaaaaaaaaatattgtcgATATTTGACTTAGGCTATGTTTGGTAAGGCATTTTAGGTACCTGATTTGACCAAACAAcctgatttgactaatatttcaggTAGTTGTCTTACCTAGTGCTGTTTTGTAAAGTCAAATtcagtacctgaaatgacttttcaggtacctgaaatgaaaagcTACTCCAGGTAGTTTTTTAAAGTTTCAGATAGATGAAATGTTCTACTTTacatatttaccctttatttaaattaatttattataattattaatgtccttttatgtcattttacaaaaaagcagttaccttttcagttagttttaccaaataCTTTAAATTTCCAATTTTCAGCTAGCTTTTTAGGTACCTTTTTAATTTCAGTCACCTTatcaggtttcaggtaccttttcagtcaGTTTTACCAAACAAAGCCTTAGATGGTTAAACAATGTTGCATTTAATCACATTTTTTTCGtaaattattttgatgatattacATTCTTTGTAAACCACTAAACAATGAGAAATAATACATTTGAAACTGAGGCATTGGAATATAAATTCTTGTATAAAACTGTCACGTAAAAATGAGTTTCTTTGGTGATTAATTCATATCGAAATTGAAATATATTGGTCTTATACTCTTATGTGAAAAATTTGACTGAGAATACAACTATTGGTGAAATGGAAGCTTAAAATGGGTTGCATAAAGCCGAGTAGCAACGTACTTTTTTAGATTGAATTGAACTAAATTAAACTGCACTAAAATTGAGAGTTGAATTGTACTAAGAAAAGTAATACAAAGACCTCCTTGTAAAAGAGACCACTCTACTAAAAGGACCAACTTTAAGGCTTTggtcttttggacttaatttcagctcatttcagttaAATCCAGTTCAGTTTTATTCATTTCAGTTTAGCTTTTCTTTTCACAAATTTAA contains the following coding sequences:
- the LOC141653935 gene encoding spermidine synthase 1-like, whose protein sequence is MENGQNNLSDATQNSLEMLQDMSKININKDSSNDDLRENSELIKSDQCILLKSPPGWYADYSALWPGEAHHYKIDKILFQGKSEYQDFLIFETSSTYGKIVVLNGSLQLSEKDECAYQEMMTHLPLCSIPHPEKLLVIGGGDGGILREASRHPSLVQIDICELDKMLIDIYEKFFPDIAVGYKDPRVRLHLGDGIAFLKSTSPGTYDAIIVDAFHMMGPAAEELADEDLLEAIATALRPGGVLCAPAESFWMKNLALDNVIAKCTKFFKGSVDYAWTSVPTYQSGVIGYMLCSTEGPPVDFKNPINPLDENECSGVGNSPLKFYNSEMHTAAFRLPAFVKKSLNSPSKNT
- the LOC141652639 gene encoding uncharacterized protein LOC141652639; translated protein: MPGPGPHMMYAFGSGLGLMKASNGRFSPHHCLCYAINAFFGPDIGSFFEWLSSTLGLTSIVGSTFADLIHHPIYYVIILGFPLSLLYSWASRVALSKGMLDSLSGSYLSRTQCFLLIAAGSLSHFFLDHLFEENGHSSTYIWILSTGWWINRAPINPDAVVVVGLLCTCLIIAFIYINRPRPSKSINMQINQSVKLIMIIASLYCIWCATQIYLVKPRRRAVGEEADLGVLVFLSVYFALPHYLCIKSMNPKEYHESGDQLPF